The nucleotide sequence CCTCCATCGGCGATCTGTTCCTCGCCGGCATCCTGCCCGGGCTGATGATCCTGCTGATGTTCGCGGTCTACTGCTGGATCTACTCGCGGATCAAGGGCGTCCCGGTGGAAACGCGCACGCCCTGGCGCGAGCGGCTGCTGGCACTGCGCGGCGCAGTGCTGCCGCTGGGGTTCCCGGTGATCGTGGTGGGCGGCATCTACACCGGCACCTTCAGCGCCGTGGAGGCCTCGGCCATTGCCGTCGCCTACGCCCTGATTCTGGAGATGATCATCTACCGCCAGGTCCGGATCCGTGACCTGTGGGACATCGCCCTGTCCACCGGCCTCATCACCGCGGTGGTGTTCATCCTGGTGGCCATCGGCGCGGCCTTCTCCCAGACCCTGACCACCGCCGGGGTGCCGCGGGAGGTGCTCGGGCCCATCATCGACGGCCTGGGGGATTCGCAGTTCCTCGCCCTGCTGGTGATCGCGGCGGCGTTCTTCATCGGCTGCATGTTCGTCGACCCGATCGTGGTGATCCTGGTGCTGGTCCCGCTGTTCAAGCCGCTGGTGGACCAGGCCAACCTGGATCCGACCCACGTCGGCGTGATCGTGGTGCTGCAGGCCGCCATCGGCTCCGCGACGCCGCCCTTCGGCTGTGACCTGTTCACCGCCATGGCGGTGTTCCGGCGGCCTTATCTGGAGGTGATCCGGGGCACGCCGCCGTTCATCCTCATCCTGCTGCTGGCGACGCTGATCCTGATCACCTTCCCGCAGATCTCGCTCTGGCTGCCGTCGCTGGGCGGGCAGTAGCGGTCAGCGCATGGCATCGCGGGGCCGGATGTTGACCAGTGCGACGCCGGCGACCACCACTGCCAGGCCGGTCAGCGCCGATACCCCGAGGCGCTCGTCGAACAGCAGGTAGGCGAAGATCACAGTGAACGGCGGCGCCAGATAAAACAGGCTCGCCACCCGGTAGGCGGCACCGCGCCGGATCAGCGCGAACAGCAGGCCGATTGCTCCCACCGACAGCACCAGCACCAGCCAGGCGAGGGCGAACAGGAACTCTCCGGTCCACTGGATATGCATGCTCTCGGTGGCACCCGCCAGCACCAGCAGGGCCACGCCGGTGACGGCGAACTGTACCGTGCCGCCGGTGCGCAGGTCCGTCACCGGGCAGAAACGCTTCTGGTAGAGCGTGCCCAGGGTGATGCCGAGCAGCGCCAGCAATGCACTCGCCACCGTCGCCGGCGTGGCGTCGCCGGCCTGCAGTCGCCCGGAGATCACGAGCGCGACCCCGGCGAACCCCGCGAGCAGGCCGAGCCACTGGCGGAGGCTCACCCGCTCGCCCAGCGTCGCCCCCGCGAGGGCGGCGGTGAGCAGCGGCTGCACCGAGACGATGATGGCGGTCACGCCCGCGCCCTGGCCGCGGTCGATAGCCCAGAACACGCCGCCCAGATAGACGCCATGCACCAGCAGCCCGGCGACGGCGACATGGCACAGCGCCCGTGCGCCGCGGGGCCAAGGCGCCCGGGTAAGCAGCGCGACGGCGAACAGCAGCGCGGCCGCGAGCACCATGCGCAGCCCGAGGAAGGTCATCGGCTCGGCGTGAGGCAGACCGAGCCGGGCACCGATGAAGCCGGTGCTCCAGAGCAGCACGAACAGGGCCGGCAGGAGCAGCGTGCTGGCAGCGGCGGTTGTGCGCTCGGCCACGGAGGTCTCCGGTGCGTACGGGGCGCACAGGATACCGGGGAACCGCGGACAGGCAACCGCAGCCTATGGTGAGTACGTATCTGCCTCAGCCACTGTTGCGGCATCACCGCCCGCGTCACCCCCGGCACGGCCTTGAAACCGCTCGCGGCACCGCGGATACGCGCCAGGCAGCTACGGCTGAGGAAGATGCGTAATCAGGTGGCCTATGGCCGACCTCGCCCCGGAGCGGGCCGGCGGCCCGGCCGCTCGCTCCGGCCAGCGGGCTCGTCGTAGAGGGAATCGGCATGCGTCTACTGCTCGTACTCGTGACCCTGGGCCTTGCCGGCTGCGCCAGCTATTACCAGGGGCCGCCCTCGGATCACTTCGACGGCCGCCGCTTCCACAATCCCGAGCCGCGCATCGAGCGCCCGCCCTTCGCGTTCCTGCGCTGGCTTCTGACCCGCGACCCGGGAGCCTGGCCGGAGCACGTGCCGCTCGCCCAGGCCGACCGGCCGCCGCGGCGGGTCGAGGGCGGCATGCTGCGGGTGAGTTTCGTGAACCACGCGACGCTGCTGCTCCAGACCCGGGGGCTGAACATCCTCACCGATCCCGTCTGGTCCGAGCGGGCCAGCCCGGTGAGCTGGGCCGGGCCGCGCCGGGTGCAGCCGCCGGGCATCGCCTTCGATGATCTGCCGCCCATCGACGTGGTGCTGGTCAGCCACAACCACTACGACCATCTGGACCTGGCCACCCTGGCCCGGCTGCAGGCGCGCGACGCCCCCCGAGTGCTGGTACCCCTCGGCAATGACGCCATCCTCGCCCGGCACGACCCGCCCATCGCCGCCGACGCGCTGGATTGGGGGGACCGCGTGGCGCTCTCCAGGTCGGTTGCGGTGACCGCGGCGCCCATGCGGCACTGGTCGGCGCGCGGGCCGTTCGACCGCAACGCCGCGCTATGGGCGGCGTTCGCCATCTCCACGCCCGAGGGCACGATCTATTTCGTCGGCGACAGCGGCTACGACGCGGCCATGTTCCGCGAGGCGCGGCAGGCATTCGCGCCGATCCGGCTGGCGCTGCTGCCGATCGGGGCCTACGAGCCGCGCTGGTTCATGCGCCCGGTGCACATGACACCGGCGGAGGCGGTGCAGGCCCATCGGGACCTGGCTGCACCACGGAGCCTGGGCATCCACCAGGGGACCTTCCGGCTCGCGGACGAGGCCTATGATGCCCCCCGGCAGGCGCTGGCACGGGCACGCCAGGCGGCGGGCGTCCCCGCCGCCTGCTTCCCCGCGCCCGCCAATGGGGAGGTATTCACGCTGCCGGCGACGGCGGCGCTGGCATCGCCGTGCAAGGTGCCGGCGGCTCAGTCGTCCCAGCGGTCGTCCCAGTCGCCACCGTGACGTCGGTACCGGCGCTCGTCGTGCCGGCCATAGTGGTGGCGCGGGCCGTGCCAGCGGTGGCCGCCTCGATGCCAGCGCGGGTGCTGGCGATGATAGCCGTGGGCACGGGCGTGGGGCGGCAGTCCGCCGTGGTAGCGCCGGCTGTAGCGGCGCTCGCGGTGGTGCCGGGGCTTGTGCCGGCGCTCGTAATGGCTCTCGGTCAGCGCCGCGGTGCCAAGGCCGGCCCCCAGGGCGCTGCCGAGGATGGCGCCGTTGCGGCCGTCGAGCTCCTGTCCGACATAGGCGCCGAGGGCGCCGCCCAGGGCACCGCCGAGCACGGCATCGCCGCGATCACGGTCGCCGGCGGCAGCGGTGCCGGCAGCGAGCAGCAGGGTGAGGGCGAGGATCAGCTTGCACATGGTTCGGGCTCCAGTGGCTGGGAAGACGCCCTGAGTCTCCCGCAGCGGGGCTGAACGCCCGCTTAATCGGCTCGCCCGCCATCTCCACGCCCTCACTTCGCGAATCGGGACACTAGGAGTCTGCGCCGTAGAACGTCTCCCGGCTGCGGCGGCCCCACTGCGGCCGCTTTGACCGCTCGCGCTCGTTACATAGTTACCACTATGCGCCTCGCACGAGCGGCCCAATCGCCTCGCAGTGGGACCGCCTCGCTCGGAAGATTTCTACGGCGCAGACTCCTAGTAAGCCTGGTCGAGCACCCGCTCGCGCAGCTGCTCATACTCGTCGGCGGTGATCAGGCCGCGCTCGCGCAGGGCCTCGATCTCTTCCAGCCGGGCCGTAAGGCTGTCCCGCTGCGTGGTGGTGCGGCCGGCTCCCTCCGACGAAGACGTGTCGTCGGCCGGTTCGCTGCTGGCGCCGCCGCCGGAATCTGCGCGCAGCCCGGGGCGGTAGCCGAGCCCCGTGAGACGGAAGATATCCTCGTCGCAGAAGCCGCGCGTCTCCAGGGGCCCGGTGCCGAGGACCCGCAGATAGGTGGCGCCGTCCTCGCTCGCCGCCCGGCGCAGGCGCTCCAGCGCCTCCTCGAAGGCCTGGTTGCGCTCGTTCTGGGACGTGCAGCGCGCATTGACCGTGCGCGTGTAGCGGCCGAGCTGCTCCGAGCCGCGGGGAGGGGCGCCGGCGCCTACCTCGAGCTCCGTCAGCGGCGTAGCCTCGACAGGCCCGTCGGCATCGCCGCTGCCGCCACCTAGGAGGCTGCAGCCGCCGAGCAGCAGGGTGGCGGCGGTGCCGGCGAACAGGGATCGGACGCTCATGGGGTCTCCTCAGCCACGGATTGGGTACAGGGCGCGAGTATTGCCGATGAGGCGGCCCCCTGGCCACCCGCGTGCGGCCCTGCCGGTGCCGCGAAGCCGGAATCCGTCGGCGGGCGGTTGATCCCAGGCGTTGGCGGCCCCATCACGGAGGATGACGCGGGCGCCGGCGCTGGCTGGCGTGCGCTCGCCGCTTACCCGAAGAAACCAGAGGAGACCGCACATGGCGTTCACGCTGCCGGATCTGCCCTACGACTACAACGCGCTGGATCGCGCCATCGACGCGCAGACGATGGAGATCCATCACACCAAGCATCACAACACCTACGTCACCAAGCTTAATGACGCCGTGTCGGGGACCGCGCATGAGGGCAAGTCGCTGGAAGAGCTGCTGGCGGGCGTCTCGGCGCTGCCGGTGGCAGTGCGTAACAACGGCGGCGGCCATTACAACCATTCGCTGTTCTGGCGGATGATGTCGCCGGACGGCGGCGGTGAGCCGGACGGCGCCGTGGCCGATGGCATCCGACAGGCCTTCGGCTCCTACGAGGAATTCCGCAAGGCTTTCACCAATGCCGCTCTGGGTCGCTTCGGCTCGGGCTGGGCCTGGCTGATCGTCACGCCTCAGGGCCTGAAGATCACCTCCACCCCGAATCAGGACAACCCGATCATGGATGTGGTGGAGGATCGCGGCACGCCCGTGCTCGGGCTGGACGTCTGGGAGCACGCCTACTATCTGCGCTATCAGAACCGCCGCCCGGACTACGTTGAGGCGTTCTGGGACGTGGTCAACTGGGATGAGGTGAACCGGCTCTACCAGGCGGCCAGGTAGACGCCGCGACCCGCGGTTCGCGGGCGACGCCCGGCCGGCCTCCGGCCGGGCGTCGTTATTAGTCGTTTCGGAAGTATTTCAGCCGCCCGGTTTCCCCGGATCCGCCGGCAGCAGCCAGCGCACGTGGGCCCCCCCTTCCGGCGCCGTCTCGACCCAGGCGTGCCCGCCGTGGCGGGCGATGATGCGCGCAACCAGCGTGAGGCCCAGACCCGAGCCGGCCCCTCTGCCCCGGAGCCGCACGAAGGGGCGGAACACGGAGTCACGATCCGGCACATCGATGCCGGGGCCGCTGTCGGCGACCCCGAGCACGTCACCCGCCTCGCGGCGCTCGTGGCTGAAGCGGATCCGCGGAGCCTGCCCTGCGTGCCGCAGGGCATTGCTGATCAGGTTCTGGTAGACCGCCCGCAGCAGGGTCGGATCGGCCCGCACGGTGGCCTCCGGTGGCGGCGACAGCTGTGCCCCGCTGTCGCGCAGCGTCCGGTCGAGGTCGGCCAGCACCTGCCGCACGCACTCGGCCAGCGCGACCGGCTCCACCGCCAGCTCACTGCGGCCGACGCGCGAGAGCTCGCGCAGCGCGCCGATCAGCTCGCCCATTCGCCCGGCGGCCTCGCGGATGCTCCGCAGGTCCTCCAGCGCCTGGGGCGAGAACCGCTCGGCGCCCTCGGCCTCGATCAGCTCCGCGTAGGTGTCCATCTGGTTGAGTGGCTCGCGCAGGTCGTGGGTGACCGCCTGCAGGAACTCCTCCAGCGCCCGGGTGCGTTCGCCCACCTCCCGCTCGAGGGCAGCGGTGCGCTCCCGCGCCGCCTGCTCCACGCGCGCCTGCTGCACGGCCTCCCGGCGGGCAGCAACCTCCGTGCGCAGGGCCCTGAGCCCGGCATCGAGGCGCTCCGCGGCCGCCTCGCCGGGCTCGGCGTCGATCCGCTGCAGCACCAGAGCCGGAGCATGGCGGCCGGCGGCGACCTGGATCGGTGCGGAAAGGCGGCCGCGCACCGTCTCGGCCCAGCCGTCGGCGAGGTGCTCGGCCTGGCGTGCCAGCATGAGCGCGCCGTCGGCGGCCACGCCGATGAGATCTTCCTCCCGCGCCTCTCGGCCGAGGCGTTCGGCCAGTGCCTGGCGCAGGGTGGCCTGCTCGCCGGCGAGCGCGCCCCGCGAGAGATCGGACATCTCCGCCAGCAGGAGAATGGCCAGTGCGCCGGTCGCGGCCGCCCGGCCCGCCAGACGGTGCCTGAACAGCTCCTCGCCGGGCAGCCCCGTCGCCGGGTCGAACAGCGCGTCCTCGGCCAGGCGGCGAAAGCGCTGGTTGAGCTCCGCCTCACGCTCGATCTCGGCCTCGGCGAGCTCGGCCAGCCGGCGGAGGCTGGCGCGCTCCCGGGCGTCCAGACGCCGCGGGCGGCGGTCGGCGATGCACAGGGTGCCGAGGGCCTGACCCTCGGGGCCGCGGATGATGGCCCCGGCATAGAAGCGGATATACGGCTCGCCGATCACCAGCGGGTGCTCCGCGAAGCGCGGATGCTGGAGGGTGTCCTCGATCATCATGAGATTCGGCTCGTTCAGCGCATGAGCGCAGAACGAGACCTCCCTCGAGGTCTCGCGGACCTCGAGGCCGCACACTGACTTGAACCACTGGCGGTGCTCGTCCACCAGGCTCACCAGGGCGATGGGCACTTCGAAAAGCTCGGTGGCGAGCCGGGTCAGGCGGTCGAAGCGCTCATCCGCCGCAGTGTCGAGGACGTGGAGATCATGCAGGGCCGCAACCCGGTCGACATCACCGGACGGCGTCGGCGGAGCGAACGTTGCCCGCGGACTCTTGGGCCCGCTTGCGGAATGTAGGGTCATGGCTGCCCTCCCGGCGCGCACGCATCATGGTAACGCGGGGGCGGGAAGGGGCGAAGCGCGCCATATCGGCCGCCAGGTCACCGGCCAGTGCCAACCGGTCATCAAACGGATGCAGCGCAAGCCGTGGCCGGCGCCGCCGCGCCAGCAGGCGAGCGGCGGCGTTGCCGAGCCGCAGCGCCCGGGCCCGACCCGGTGTGTCCGCCTCGTAGCCGAGCAGGGGCAGGGGCGTGCAGCGGCTCCGGCGGGTGTCGTACACGCCGGCGAGCGTCTCCACGAAGCGGAACGGCTGCTCGGCCAGCCGCCGCCGTGGTACCGGGCCGAGGGCCCAGGCCGGCGGCACGTACAGCCGCGGCGCGCGCAGGCCGACCTCTTCGAACCAGCCATGACAGTCCCGCATGAGCGTGAGAATGCCGTCGGCGTCCCGCGCAAGGTGCTCGGCAACGTCGCGGGAGATCAGGCGGCTGTGCAGGCGATGGCGCAGCCCGCGCACCGCGTCGACGCGATGTCGCCAGCCGTGCCCCGCGAGCCGGTGGCCGGCCTGCTGCCAGGCGCGCAGGCGGTCCAGCGCCGCCGGCGGCCAGGCCCGCCCCGGGACCACCAGCAGCGTCACCCGCCGCCAGTCCGCGGCCTCCGCCAGCGCCAGCAGCCGCGTGACCCGGGTCAGCGTCTCGGGCATGACGTCGTGGATGCTGAGCCAGCCCGCCGCCTCAGGCATGGCGGCGCTCCCCGGCAGCCTGCCCGGCGAGGACGTCGAGCCACGGCGTGATGCCGGACTCGGCGCAGGCAAGCACCGCCGCGCGACCCTGCCCGGCCTTGTGGGCGAGCACGGCCGGGTCGAGGGCCGTCACCCGGGCGAGGGCGTCGGCAACGTTCTCGCCCGCGCCGATGCGGTGCAGTCCGCGCGCCAGCTCGGGCCAGTCGAGGATGCCGCAGCCGCGGGCGGCCAGCGTGATCCGCCCCCGGGCCAGGGCCTCCAGGGCCACGGTGCCGAACGCCTCCACCACCGAGGGCAGCACCAGGAGGTCGCTGCTATCCAGGGCATCGAGAATGGCGTCCCGGTCGAGCCAGCCCAGGGCCTCGAGATTGGGCAGCCGCGCAGCGGCGGCATCGACCCAGGGCCGTTCCGGGCCGTCTCCGGCGATGCGGAACTGCAACCCCGGCAGCCGCTCCGCGGCCTCGATGACGGCATGCACGCGCTTCTCCGCAGCCAGACGGCCGACGAACAGCACGCTGCGTGGCGGGCTCTGCAGCGCCGCCGGCGGCCGCTCGAGGAACGGCCGCGGCAACGGCGTACCCAGCAGGTGGGCGCGGCGCGCTCCGAGCTCCTGGGCCAGCCGGTGCATGCCAGGTGCGTTGGTAATGACCGCATCGGCCTGGCGGAACAGCCGGCGATTGGTGCCGGCGAGCCACCACCGGTTCAGCGGCGCCAGGACGCGGCCCCAGTAGAGCCCGGTGAGGGCCTCGTAATGGGTATGCAGGCCGAACAGCAGCCGCGCGCCGAGGCGCCGCGCCGCGCGCGCCCCCAGCAGGCCGTAGGGGCCTGGCGTGGCGACGATGATCACATCCGGGGCGAAGGCGGCGAGGCGCTGCTGCAGTCGGCGCGGCGAGGGCAGGCCGAGGCGCTGGGTAGCGTCGCCAGGCAGTGGCATCTCCAGCCAGTGCGGCAGCGGCTGGCCGCTGCCGGGGCAGAGAAGGGTCAGTGCCTGCACACGCGGTTCCAGGTGTGCCGCGAGATCCCGGTAATAGGTGCCGACGCCGTTACGCTCCGGCGCGGCATCCGAGACGATGGCGACGCGCAGGGGCAGGCGTGATGACGGCGATGCCATGGTGGTCCCTCGGGGGCTGCGGTGGACGGGACGGGAGCCGATGGGCCGGGACCGCATACTCGCCCGTGAGGTCGAGCAGGGCGGTCACGTCGGCGAAGCGATGGCGCACGCTGGCCGCGTCCAGGTTCCAGTGCGCCAGCTGGTGCCGGTGTCCGGAGCGGTGGTGCCGGGCGGCCGCGTCGGCTGCGGCCAGCCGGTTCTTCAGGGGTGGCGCGAGCGGCAGCCCGAGTTCCCGGTAGCAGGCGCGGACCGCCGCGGCGAGTCCGCGTCGCTGTGCCGGCAGGGGCAGCAGCACGGCGCGACCGGCCGGCAGGCGCGGCAGCTGCTCGAGCAGGGTGTCGTAGCCGAGGCCAAGCTGGCTGATCATCCGCTCCCGCAGCACGTCGCGGCGGTAGGGGCCATGCAGGCTGCTGAGCGCAGGGTCGAGGCTGGCCAGCTGGGAGGAGAGGGCGCCGGCGGGCTCGCGCAGGCAGGCGATGACGCGAGCGTCCGGAAAGGCCTCCAGCAGGCTGCCAGCCAGCGGGGCGAAGGCCGCATTCTTGGCGAGGTAGCGCCGGTGGCCGCCGTGGAAGTACAGATGGCGCTGGATGCAGCGCCGGTAGGCCGCCATCAGGCGGCGTCGCTCCGGACCGGTGAGGCCGTGGTCTCCGCGGCCGAGACGCCAGAGGCCCGGGGCATCCGGAAAGGCCACCACGAGGATGAAGCACGAGAGCCGCGGCAGCAGCGCCAGGTAGTCTTCCTCGGGGGCGTCGAGGCCGATGGGGTGGACGCCCTCGAGGCCTCTGGAGAGGCGGCTCGCAGCCCGGTTGACGAGCCACGCCCCGGGCGATCCGAGCCGGGCATCGAGTCGGGCGATGCCACGCCATAGGTAACGCCAGCTGATGGCCGGCGCGAACAGGCACTCCCAGGTGCGCATGGTGGTGAGGCGTGGGTCGTGGGCGAGCAGATGGTGCAGCGCCGTCGTGCCACTGCGGGGCACCCCGAGGATAAACAGCGGCGCCCGCACGGGCAGGCGCCGGTAGCCACGAAACAGGATCTCGTCCAGGGCGAAGCCAAGCCAGTGGTAGGCGAGGCCGATCGGCAGCAGCACCAGCAGCGCCAGGGTAGAGAGCGCATGCCGGAGCGTGAGCCGGGCAATGCCGTCACGCGGCGGCAGCAGGGCGCTCACAAGCAAATCCAGCGCTCGGCCCCAGCCAGCAAGGCGTGCAGCGCCCAGGGATGGCTCGGCGGCGGTCTGATCCTGGCGGGTGCGTGTGCTCACTACCCCCACACGGTGGCAGGGCACTGCGACACGCGCCTTGCACGGATGTGACGACGCGGTGACAGCACCGTCGCCGGCGACGCCGAGACCCGAGGGCACAACGCGGCTCGGTGTTAGAGGCGCACCCGTAGACGTGTAGGTCGGCAAGCGCGCAGCGCTCGCCGACAATTGCGCCTCGGCGGGACCCCTGCCGTTCGCCTGCCGGCGGGTCGGGTACCGCCTCGCGGCGGTTCCCGACCTACGATGGCTGCCGGCACACGCCAGGTGGCCGCCTCCGCGGGCCATGAAGAGGGCCGGGGGCGCCGCAGCCGTTTAGCGCGGTAGGTCGTGCGCGGCGAAGCCGCGTGCGACGTTCCCGGTTTCAGCGGAATCGCGGCCCGGCCACCGCGCGTGCCGCCCCGGACACGATGTGGGCCCTGTTACGGCGACCAACTCGCTCACGGTGAAGCGGAGCTGGTCATCCCCCGGCTCCTGAGCGTGCGGGTTAGGGTCAGCGGTCGTTACGGCGGCCGATGCGGTGATCCAGGGCGCGCTCCAGCTTGCCGGCGGCGGCGTGGGCCGCGCTGTAGGCGTCCTCGGCCAGCGCCTCCACGGCCACCGGTGGCATGCCGCGGGGATGCGCCTCCATGGTGCAGGTGGTGTCGGGTCCACCCTTGCCGGCGTTCACGTCCTTGAAGTGGACCTCGAGGCGGGTGATGTCGTCACCGTGCTTGCGGGCCACCGTCGCAAGTTTGGCGTGCACGTGCTGCTCCAGGGCCTCTGATACGTGGACCCCTTCGCCGGGATTCACCTCGATCTGCATGGGTTCGCCTTTCTCCTGCGTGCCTTGCTGCTGTAACAGATGGTGACGACGCCGGCCCGCCGCAAGGGTCGGCGTGCGCCGGCCCGGGCCATCAGCGCGAGACGTGGTCGAGGGCGGCGGTGAAGCCGAGCAGCGAGATCGGCAGCTGCACGCCCCGGCCCTGCGGATCGGCGATGGTGATGGTGGCCTGGGTGCCGGCCTTCATCTGCTCCACCAGCCCGGACTCCAGCTGGACGTCAGCGCGGCAGCCGTTGCGGATGCAGAGCTGTACGGGAAACCGGATAGGCTCGTTGTCGTCCACCTGGAGCTGAACCCCGGGGGGCAGGCGCATGCCAAGGGGCAGGTTGAAGAGCGCCACCGGCTGGTCTTCACCCTGGGGGTAGCCGATGACCACCTCCATGACGCTCTGGCCGCTCTCCTGATGGGTGACCTGCTGGTACATCTCGCACAGCTCGGCGGCGCCGAACTCGTCTTCCGGCGGCGGCTGGCAGCGCACTACCCAGTCTTCGTACTGATCGGCGACCTCGGCCTCACTCTGGTCGGTGCCGGCCGGGCCTTCGGTGTTGCCATCGCCGTCGCCGAGCTGCTGGGCAATCGCGGGCGTTACCGCCAGCAGCAGGGCGAGGAGCAATGCCAGAGGTGTGATGCGTCGCATGGGTCGGATCCTTTTCGGCGTCTGTGGGCGGCGGCGTCGCTGCGGGCGAGCTGCGGGCGATCAGTGTAGGCCGGCAGGCGCAGGTCGCAAGCCGTCGCGCCCTGGACACTCTCCCAGCTTCGGGTGTTCCCGTAGGTGCAGGGAAAATTCCCCGGCTGGCCGGCTAGCTAGATGGTTGGCTGCACTGCGTGGCCCCGCGGTGCCGGTAATGGATTCGCGGCCGTGCCCGGTGCGGCCTGAGGCGGGAGCCCAATCGCAGCACCGCGGAGGCTGCACCAGAGCGTCGGCCGTGTCTGGGTTGCGGCGGGGTTAGACTGCCAGTTCTTAAAGGGCAGGATGGGAAGCCATGCACTGGTTGCGTCGGATGCTGATCGTGTTGCTCGTCATGCTGGCGGGGCCGGCGACGATGTTTGCGCGAGGCGGGTTCGAGCTGGAGGGGAACTGGGCGACGGCGGATCGCTCTCCAGTAGGGCTGGCGCCGGCCCCCGCCGAGCATCCAGAGGCGCTGGTGCAGGTTTATGCGGCGCGCGCCTTCGAGTGGCGCGGGGTATTCGCCGTCCACAGCTGGGTGGCCACGAAGCCGGCGGGGGCGAGTCACTACACCGTGCATCAGGTCACCGGCTGGGGCCGTCCCGCCCTGACCTCCCGCATCGGGCGCCCGGATCGGCAGTGGTTCGGCAATCCGCCCTCGCTGCTGGCGCAGCTGGCCGGGGCCGATGCGGCGGCGGTGATCCCCCGTATCGAGGCGGCGCTGGCGGAATATCCGTTCCGGCAGCGCTATCGCATCTGGCCCGGACCCAACAGCAACACCTTCACCGCCTGGCTGGCGCGGCGCATCCCTGAGCTCGGGGTGACCCTGCCGGGGACGGCCATCGGCAAGGACTACCTCGCGGGTGGCGTGCTGGCGCCGGCGCCGAGCGGCAGTGGCTATCAGGTGTCGCTGTTCGGGCTGCTGGGCGCCACGGTGGCGCGGCGCGAGGGGCTGGAGCTGAACCTGCTGGGCCTGGTGTTCGGGTTGCGGCCGGACGGCCCGGCGCTGGTGCTGCCGGGGCTGGGCCGATTGGGGCCGGCGGCGGGGTTGCCGGATGGGGCGCACTCCGGCACGGTTGCCGGCGAGTTGGCTAACGAACAGGGGGCTCAATGACCACGCCACGCTGGCCCGCCCTGCTGCTCTGTCTCGCCCTGGCGGGGCCCGCACTGGCCGGGCATGGTGGGCAGCTGGAGGCGGACGAGCTCGGGGCCGCCCTGGATGGCGACCGCGCCCATCGAGCGGCGGCGGTGGATTTTGTGCTCGCCGAGCCGGCGCCAAGGACGTCCCTGGAGATGCTGGTCGCGGCGGCACGGGCGGTGCAGCTTGGACGGGTGGAGGATGCCGGCGTGCTCTACTACGGCGGCGAGATGCGTGCCCGTTACGAGCTTGACGCCTATCGCAGCGAAGGCCCGGACCCCGGGTCGCCGGCGGCCACCGTGCGTCAGCTCAGCCATCAGCTCGGCCAGGCCATCCATCCGGCGACCCTCGACAACCCGGAGCGCCTGGAAGCGGT is from Spiribacter halobius and encodes:
- a CDS encoding glycosyltransferase, whose amino-acid sequence is MASPSSRLPLRVAIVSDAAPERNGVGTYYRDLAAHLEPRVQALTLLCPGSGQPLPHWLEMPLPGDATQRLGLPSPRRLQQRLAAFAPDVIIVATPGPYGLLGARAARRLGARLLFGLHTHYEALTGLYWGRVLAPLNRWWLAGTNRRLFRQADAVITNAPGMHRLAQELGARRAHLLGTPLPRPFLERPPAALQSPPRSVLFVGRLAAEKRVHAVIEAAERLPGLQFRIAGDGPERPWVDAAAARLPNLEALGWLDRDAILDALDSSDLLVLPSVVEAFGTVALEALARGRITLAARGCGILDWPELARGLHRIGAGENVADALARVTALDPAVLAHKAGQGRAAVLACAESGITPWLDVLAGQAAGERRHA
- a CDS encoding sulfotransferase; this translates as MSTRTRQDQTAAEPSLGAARLAGWGRALDLLVSALLPPRDGIARLTLRHALSTLALLVLLPIGLAYHWLGFALDEILFRGYRRLPVRAPLFILGVPRSGTTALHHLLAHDPRLTTMRTWECLFAPAISWRYLWRGIARLDARLGSPGAWLVNRAASRLSRGLEGVHPIGLDAPEEDYLALLPRLSCFILVVAFPDAPGLWRLGRGDHGLTGPERRRLMAAYRRCIQRHLYFHGGHRRYLAKNAAFAPLAGSLLEAFPDARVIACLREPAGALSSQLASLDPALSSLHGPYRRDVLRERMISQLGLGYDTLLEQLPRLPAGRAVLLPLPAQRRGLAAAVRACYRELGLPLAPPLKNRLAAADAAARHHRSGHRHQLAHWNLDAASVRHRFADVTALLDLTGEYAVPAHRLPSRPPQPPRDHHGIAVITPAPARRHRLGCRAGA
- a CDS encoding HPF/RaiA family ribosome-associated protein; its protein translation is MQIEVNPGEGVHVSEALEQHVHAKLATVARKHGDDITRLEVHFKDVNAGKGGPDTTCTMEAHPRGMPPVAVEALAEDAYSAAHAAAGKLERALDHRIGRRNDR
- a CDS encoding invasion associated locus B family protein, yielding MRRITPLALLLALLLAVTPAIAQQLGDGDGNTEGPAGTDQSEAEVADQYEDWVVRCQPPPEDEFGAAELCEMYQQVTHQESGQSVMEVVIGYPQGEDQPVALFNLPLGMRLPPGVQLQVDDNEPIRFPVQLCIRNGCRADVQLESGLVEQMKAGTQATITIADPQGRGVQLPISLLGFTAALDHVSR
- a CDS encoding DUF3750 domain-containing protein, which translates into the protein MHWLRRMLIVLLVMLAGPATMFARGGFELEGNWATADRSPVGLAPAPAEHPEALVQVYAARAFEWRGVFAVHSWVATKPAGASHYTVHQVTGWGRPALTSRIGRPDRQWFGNPPSLLAQLAGADAAAVIPRIEAALAEYPFRQRYRIWPGPNSNTFTAWLARRIPELGVTLPGTAIGKDYLAGGVLAPAPSGSGYQVSLFGLLGATVARREGLELNLLGLVFGLRPDGPALVLPGLGRLGPAAGLPDGAHSGTVAGELANEQGAQ